A stretch of DNA from Brevibacterium sp. CBA3109:
AACCCCACAGAACGGTACGCACCTTCTCTTCGGCGTGGAAGGTCAGACCGTTGTCGATGCCGTAGGTGCCGATGCTGGTCGGGCCGCTGCCCGGCAGGTAACTGCCGGTGATGATGTGGCCCGCCTTCCGGTCGGCGTTGTTTGCGAGAAGGTCGAAGAAGGCGATTGCCCGCAGACCTTCCCGGGTGTCGTGGGACAGCACCAGATCGGTGCCGTCCTCGGTCCTCAGGGCGAACATCGGAGTGTGATCGGCAGGGATGCCATCGACCCCGGTGAGGGCGACGGCGTCATCATGCCCGGAGTCCTCGACGTAGGCCTGGAGCGACCCTGGCCCCGCTCCCAGGTCTCCGCGCAGGACGGTCGGCGGTACCACGTTGAGGTCGAGGTGAGCGCTCAGCCGGTAGGACGCCACCTCGCGCAACGACAGGGTGTGTGGCGGAAAGTCCGCCAGCGGTCGCTCCCCCGATGCCGGTTTGTAGACGGCTTTGAGGTGTGTGCCGGAGTGGTCGACGACCACGAGACGGGTGTCGTTGCTGGCCCGCGGGATCGCTCCCATTGTTGTGCAGGTGCCCTGCTCTAGGACTTGCTGCGCGAAAGCTGCGTACATGACGCGCTCAGGTGCGCGCTATGCCGTTGGCACGGGGGCACAGGTGCCCTTCGGGCTCCAACGGCAGCGAGCAGAAGGGGCAGTTGCCACGACCAGCGGAGACGACCTGGTCGGCCCGGCGGGCGAACTCGCGGGAGCCGGCGGCGTCGAGAACGATGCGCAGTACCTCCCGGTCGACTTCATCGTCATCAGGCTCTGCTGACGTGCCCGTCTGAGCATCCTCCTCGGTGAGTTCGAAGCATTCGACCACGAGTTCATGGGCGACAGTGTCCCAGCCCAGGCTCATGGTCCCGACCCGGAATTCGGGCTCGATCGGAACGTTGAGTCCGGCGTTGTCGATGCGTTCGTCGATCGCAGACTGGGACACTCGCGCAACGGGATCCTTGACCATGACCATGTCGAGGAGCTCGGTGACGCGATCAGCGAGGACCTCAACCTGTTCCTTCTCCACCACCACTGTGGTCAGCGTGGTTCCAGATTTCGCTTGCAGGAGAAACGTTCGCTCACCCGGCAGACCGATCGTGCCGACGACGAATCGCTCTGGGGTGGGGTGGTCGTACAAAGCTGCCATGCCTTCAGCCTAGTTCAAAGACTTACATGTCCGACTTCCCTGGGATACATTTGAGTCATGAGCACTGATCCTCGTGAGGCCCTGGACGCATTCCTCGAAGCGGTGGGCGAGCACTTCGCTGCATCCGCACACCGCAACGGAGACGAAGACCCTCGTGTCGAAGCCGCCTATATGGCCTTGGCCGATGCCTTCGAAATCTATGAAGACGCGATCTACACCGCGTATGACGAGGTCACTCCGTTCGAGCTCTTCGACGATGTCGAAGACGCCAAAGAGGACGACGCCAATAATGAACTCGACGGTGATTTCACCGTCGACGAGGACGACGAGGACGACTGAGGCTCAGATAGTCCGACTGAGACCTCACGAGATCTGGTCGAGCACCTCGGCGATCTCGGGTTCGAGTTCGACTTCGCTGCCGACCACCTGAATCAGCTGTTCAGGGGTGCGAGCAGAGACCAATGACGACGCGATTCCCTGGTGCCTGTTGAATGCCAACGCGATGTCCGTAGTGGTCACGCCCAGTGCTGCCGCGGCCTTGCGGACCCCTGCCAGCACCCGAGTCGATCGTTCGTCGAGGTAGGCACCGACATAGTCGGTGAGTTCACCTGCGGCGAAGCGTGAGTCCTGCGGGGTTCCGCGCCGATATTTGTCGCTCAGCACTCCCCTGCCCAGGCCGGCACCAGCGATGAGTCCCACGCCTGCGTAGTTCGCGGCGGGAAGCAGATCGTGCTCTGCCTCCCTGTTGAGCAGGGAGTATTCGGCGATGGCGCAGGCGATCGGCACACCCGCTCCGCGCATCTCCGCGAGCTCCCAGCCAGCATGGTGGGAGACGCCGACGTACCGGATCTTGCCCACTGTCAGCAGGGTATCGATTGCCGAGGCAGTCTCCGCCCTGTCCACGTCAGCATCGAAGACATCGAGGATGAGCACGTCAATATGGGAACGTCCGGTGGCACTCAGCAGAGCATCAACCTGATCGAGAATCCGAGCCCGGCCCAGACCCACTTCGATGCGGGATGACTCACTCATGGACACGCCCACTCGGCCAACCAACACGATCTGCTCAGGAAGACTCAGCGCAGACAGCGCCTGAGCCGCGTGCACTCCCGAACTGGGAAGCTCTATGAGGTTCCCACCAGCGTCGACGTACTCGTCGACGAGACGCTGTGCGACTGTGGTGTCGACCCGGTGCCCCCACTCAAATGTGCCGAGACCCACATCGCTGACTTCAAGACCGGTGTTGCCGAGGCGTTGGTGCTTCATGATAGTTGAGGTTACCTGATTCGGCGACTACCGTGGTTTCGTTCCCACCCCACTTTCTCAAGGAGTCGCATGTACGACTGGCTGGTCGCAGCTGTGCTTGGCATCGTTCAGGCACTGACAGAGTTTCTGCCGATCTCGTCCTCGGCGCATGTGCGCATCGTCGGTGAGTTCATGTTGCCGGGCCAGGATCCGGGCGCGTTCTTCACTGCGATCATCCAGATCGGCACCGAGGCGGCTGTCGTCGTGTACTTCTGGCGCGACATCGTCTCCATCATCTCCAAATGGTGCAAGGCGCTGGTCGGCAAACACGACCGCAAAGACCCTGAAGTTCGGCTCGGCTGGCTGATCATCGTCGGTTCGATTCCGATCGTCATCCTCGGTCTGCTGTTTCAGGACGCCATTGAGGGTGCCCTCCGCAGTCTGTGGCTCACCGCAACGATGCTCATCGTCTTCGGCCTCATCATCGGCCTCGCAGACTGGGTGGGCAAAAAGGAACGCACCCTCGACGATATGAGCTGGGCGCAGGGCATCATCTATGGCCTCGCCCAGGCACTGGCACTCATCCCCGGTGTCTCACGCTCTGGTGGCACGATCATGGCCGGGCGGTTCATGGGCTTCGACCGTCCTTCCGCTGCCCGCTACTCGTTCCTGCTCGCCATTCCAGCAGTCTTGGGATCGGGCTTCTACAGTGTTTTTCAGACGCTCGGCAGCACAGACATGGTCATCGGCTGGGGACCTACGATCCTGGCCACCATCATTGCCTTCGGACTCGGACTCCTCGTCATCCACTGGTTCCTCGGCTACGTGAAGACCAAGTCGTTCGCGATCTTCGTCTGGTACCGCGTGGCGTTGGGCATCGTGCTCTACATCCTGCTCGGGACGGGAGTCCTCGCAGCCACCTGATCGGTCCGGCCTGACCCAGCGGGTTCTCGGCGCCGGCTGGCACTCGGGCCTGGCTGCCCCGTTTGGTCGTCAGCGGAGCCCGCCACCACCGGGCGTGCTTCCCTCTGAGAGACCGGCTGCGGTGACCGACATCGCTGTCAGCACTGGCTGTGGCCCCGAGAAGTCGATAACAGTGAACGAGCCCGGAGCAACGCTGATTCGCTGAAAATCATCAAGAGGCATGCCCAGCGCATCGGCAATGATCGCCTTGATGATATCTCCGTGTGAGACGAGCATCGCCCAGCGACTGGCCTTGCCCTCATGATCATCGCCGCTCCGGTTTCGCTGTTCTTCTTCGTTCCGTTCCTCTGTGCGGAGCTCGTCGACAACGGTTCTCACACGCGACACGGCACGGTCGGCTGCCTCGGCGATGGATTCCCCACCAGGGAAATGCGCTTGCGACGCGCGTTCGAGGACGGTTTTCCACAGCTCTTCACCGCCGAGTTCCTTCAGGCTGCGCCCGGTCCATTCGCCATAGTCGAGTTCGATCAGGTCATCCACGGCTGCAACAGAATCAGCGGCAATCGTTGACGCTGCGATCAGTGCCGTCTGCTCGCATCGCAGGAGCGGCGAATGCAGCAGACGGGAAAAACGCTGCTGCGGGAGCATCCGAAGGGTGTTGCGAAGGGCACTGACACCCTGATCGGTCAGCGACACGCCGGGAGCGCGTCCGGCGAGGATTCCTGCCGTATTCGCGCTGGAGACGCCGTGCCGAAGGAGAACGATGACGGGCATGCAATCAACACTAGCCCAGATCGTTTACAGTGAGCCTATGAAACGTCAGCGTCCCAGCATGACCTATGAGTTCCGCAAGGTCTCGTTCTCCAGAGAAACACCACGATCTGTCAGTCTGCAGGAACTCAATGATGAGGCGGAGTACGGCAAATGGGAGCTGGCCCGGACCCGGATCTCTGTGGGAGGCACCAAGACCGTGTGGCTGCGCCGCAAGATCATGCCTCTGACGTCAAGCAGATGACTTCGAACTAAGTGAAATCCCCCGCCCCACTCCTCCCTGTCCTCGTCGCCGGCCTCGTCACCATCGTGGCCGGCGGTGCCATGTCGCTCCAAGGACGCGCCAACGGCCTGCTCGGTCCGATCCTGGGCCACTCTGTCTTCGCCGCGCTCGTCTCGTTCATAATCGGACTCACCCTCGCGGGCACGACACTGCTGTGCTCCCCCCGCTCTCGGACCGGTGCTCTGAATCTGATCCGGCTGGTCCGCACCCACGCGATGCCCTGGTGGATGATGCTCGGTGGTCTCAGCGGTGGCCTCGTCGTCATCGCTCAGGCCTCGACCGTACCGATCATGGGCGTCGCGATGTTCACCATGGCGTTCGTCTCCGGCCAGGTGACCGGTGGTCTCGTCGTCGACTCCACACGCCTGCCACCGGGCGGGAAGCAACGTCTGACATTCTTTCGGGCCTTCGGCGTCCTCATCGTCATTGCAGCCCTGATCTACGGGGCCTCGGAGAGACTCACCATGGGAGTCCCGCTCTGGGCCCTGCTGCTGCCCTTCGTCTCGGGTGCGCTGACCTCGGTCCAACAGGCATTCAACGGACGGATCAAAGCCGCCACAGGCTCGGTCATCGTCGCCACCACCGTGAACTTCGCCGTCGGTTTCCTCGCCCTGCTCGTGGCTGCCGGGGTCATCATGTTCTCCGGAGTGACCTGGGCCGGCTTCCCGACGGAACCCACTCAGTGGTGGATGCTGCTGGGCGGGGCCTTCGGGGTGACCTTCATCGGTCTGACCGCGCTGACCGTGGCGAAGCTCGGCGTGCTGCTGCTCAGCCTGTTCTCTCTGTTCGGAAATCTCGTCGGTGCACTCCTGCTCGATCTCCTGCTGCCCACGCCCGGTTCCCTGGTGAGCACCACGACGGTCATCAGCGCCGCCATGGTGCTCCTCGGAATCGCGATGACGATTATGCCTTCATCAGGAAATCGCCCAGGACCCTCGCCCCGAACTTGAGCGCGGAGATCGGCACTCGTTCGTCGACGCCGTGGAACATCGCAGGGAAGTCGAGGTCCCCCGTCAGCTGCAGCGGCGCGAATCCGTAGCCGGTGATGCCCAGCTCGGCCATGGACTTGTTGTCTGTGCCGCCCGACAACGTGTACGGCAGCACCTTCGCTGTGGGATCGTCATCGAGCAGACTTGTGCACATCTGCGCGACGAGTGGCGTGTCGAAGGGCGCTTCCAAAGCGTCTCCTTCGTCGTTGGCCTCGATGTCGATGCCCTCACCCGCGAGTTCCTTGATTTTGAGCATCACGTCCTCGTGCTGACCTGGAAGGGTACGGCAGTCGACGAATGCCGTGGCCGTGCCCGGGATGACGTTGTGCTTGTAGCCGGCGTTGAGGAATGACGGGTTCGAGGTGTTCTGCAGGGTCGGTGCTACAAACTTCTCAACCGAGCCGAGTTCGGCCAGGAGGTCCCCGATCGTATCGGCCCGGAATTCGATACCGGTGATCTCCGCAACTCCTTCAAGGAGCTGTCGGGTCGCGACCGGGATCTCCTGCGGCCATGGATATTCGCCGATGCGGGCGATGGCGGCGGCGAGCCGGGTGACAGGGTTGTCGTCGTTGCGCTGGGAGCCGTGTCCCGCCGTGCCGTGGGCGATGAGGTTGAGCCAGGCAAGGCCCTTCTCTGCCGTCTGGACGAGGTACACGCGCTGACCGCGGACGTCGACGGAATACCCGCCGACCTCGGAGATCGCCTCCGTGGCTCCGGAGAAGAGCTCCGGGTGGTTGCGGACCACGTAGCGGGCGCCGTAGGTGCCGCCGGCTTCCTCATCGGCGAAGAAGGCGATGATGAGGTCTCGACGTGGGCGCAGACCCTGGCGGAGCATGTCGCGCACGGCGGCGATGATCATCGCGTCCATGTCCTTCATATCGACGGCTCCACGGCCCCAGAGCATCTCGTCCTTGATGACACCAGCGAAGGGGTCGACGCTCCAGTCCTCGGCTGCCGCCGGAACCACATCGGTGTGGCCGTGAACGACGAGCGCGTCTGCCTCGGGATCAGTTCCTTTGATCCGGGCGACCAGGGAGGCACGGCCGGGTTCGGATTCGATGATCGTGGACGTCAGTCCCACCTCATCGAACCAGCCGGCAATGAGATCCGCAGCCGGCCGTTCGGGGTTGACCTTGTTGCCTCCCCAGTTCTGTGTGTCGATGCGAATGAGCTGCTGGCACAGTGAAGTGACCTCGGCCTCGGCGGCGCTGAAATCGTACACGGAGTCTCCCGTCGGAAAGGTGAGAAGAGTTGACGTGATCCACGTTATATCAACTGCGCCAGCGCGATCCATGGTGTCCACCGATCGTGCTGGCCGCCGACAATGCAGAAGTGAATGAGAAATGGCCTCCGGATCAGATCCGGAGGCCATTTCCTCTGTTGTGCGCGAAGGGGGACTTGAACCCCCACGCCCGATAAGTTGGGCACTAGCACCTCAAGCTAGCGCGTCTACCAATTCCGCCACTCGCGCTGGCAACAGAGATAACTTTACACGCGACATTCGGCCGTGCAAAATCAGATTGGCCGATTGTGATGCACGGCACTCAACGGCTTCTCTGAAGCTCCTCGCCGCCCACTGCACAGGCTCATTCGGCGAGGTCTGAGACCGTGGAGAGGATGTGCGGTTTGCCGGACTTGAGATCGAAGAGGGCGAACTTCGCGGTCTCGTGCCGATGCCCATCGGTGATGGCGAAGCCAACGGTCGAGGGCAGCAGCACAGGTTTCGCGAACGACACATCCCACCGATACGACTCCAGCCTCGTATCGACCGCGGACAGGGCGCGGGAGGCACCGTACATTCCGTGGGCGATGAGGCGCGGGAAGCCGAAGCCCTTCGCTGCCAACCCGTTGAGGTGGATCGGGTTGTAGTCACCCGAGGCGTGGGCATAGCGCTGGCCGATGATCGGGTCGAGTCGCCACAGTGCGCTCGGGGTGGGAGCCGTGAACTCCTCCCGCGGCGCCTGTGGTTTCGATTCCGCATTGGGCAGCTTTTTGCCCTTGGCCAGATAAGTCGTGGTCTCCCGCATACACAGAGCACCCTCAACCTTCGCCTCAACGATGACCTCGATCGTGGTTCCTGCTGAATGCTGGTAGGGACCGGCCAGCTCCACCTGGAAGTCGACACTGTCACCGACATGCACGGCACGGAGGCTGTCGATCCTGTTGTGGATGTGGACCATGCCCATCATCGGCAGTGGCACCTCGGGATCGCTGAGCAGCTGCATGCTCAGTGGGAATGCGAGGACGTGGAGGTAGCCCGGGTGGACGATATTTCCCAGCCCGGCCCCGATGACAGTGGTGAAACCGGCGTAGGCATCGGCCTCGATCGGCATGCTGCGATCCAAGGCGCGATCAGGCAGGTCCGGGCTCGTGCGTGTGCCCAGCGGCAGTGCCTTGAGCACGGCCTTCGCATAGAGGGGCAGCATCGATTCCTTCGCCATCATGCACCCACCATGTTCTGACCGCACACTCGCAGCGTCGATCCGTTGATCCCACGGGCCCCCGCCGAGGCGAGGAAACCGATGGCTTCGGCCACGTCGACTGGCTGTCCTCCCTGCTGAAGGCTGGAGAGTCTGCGTGCAACCTGCCTGGTCAATGCCGGCATCTTGGCTGTCATGTCGGTTTCGATGAAACCGGGAGCCACCGCATTGATCGATCCTCCGCGCTTGCCGAAGTCCGGCGCCGAGGCGGCGGTGAGTCCGATGACCCCGGCCTTCGAGGTTGCGTAGTTCGTCTGCCCGCGGTTGCCCGCGATGCCCGAGGTCGAGGCCAGTGACACGACCTGTGCGCCCTCGGCGAATAGATCCTCGGCCTTCAGATGGGCGTTGATTCGGGCCTGGGAGGCGATGTTGACGGCAATGACGGAATCCCAGCGGGAGGCATCCATATTCGCCAGCATCTTGTCTCGGGTGATTCCGGCATTGTGGATGAGGATGTCGACCGGACCTCCGACCGCCTCGGCGATCTTCTCCGCCGCGGTCTCTGTGGTGATGTCGAGTTGGAGGGATCTGCCTCCGACCTCATTCATCACCTCTGCCAGAGCCTGTCCGGCCTGCGGCATATCGACGCCGATGAGGTGGGCACCATCACGGGCCAGGTTGCGCGCAATCGCGGCACCGATCCCGCGAGCGGCACCGGTGACGACAGCGGTTCGTCCTGCCAACGGGCCGGATTCGCCGGTCGACAGGAACTCCTGCAACCCGATCGGGGTGCCGGCCTGAGTCGAGACGGTGATGAACTGACCCGAGACATAGGCAGATTTGCCTGAGAGCAGGAACCACAGCGCAGTGGACACAGAGGGGGCCTGCACGTCGACGCCGTCGAGGAGGATCCCGTTGGCGGTCGCCCCACTGCGCATCTCATGAGCCATGGAACGTGTCAGACCGGTGATCCCCTGAGTCGCGGCGGCGAGTTCGGGGCTCTGCTGCGTCGGGTTCGGGGCTGCGGAAACTGTGATGACGCGTCCGCAGCGGACAAGCGATCGCAGCGCTGTTCCGATCTCGAGCACCGTCTCTGACAGGTCACCGGGCGCGGTGGCTGCGTCGAAGACGGCGATGATGGCCCGCAGCGACTCCCCCGAGCTGGCATGGCGTCGAACCTCGAGACCGTTGTCCAACAGCAGGTCGGCCAGCTTCTGCGCCTCAGGTCCGGAGCCGAGAACGAGGACAGGTTTCTGACGAAAGTCCGCCGGGGTCGAACCGAAGCGGTGGAGTTCGACTGGCTGCGGCAGGCCCAGTGTCTTCGCGACCTGCTTCAGTGGGCCGTTGACCAAGCCCAGGTAGGTGTCTTTCATGCTGCCTCCACAATCGCGGTGAGTCCCTGGCCGCCTGCTGCGCAGATCGAGACCAGCGATCTCTTCTTTCCGGTGAGCTTGAGGTACTTAGCGGTGGAGGCGATGATGCGCCCACCGGTCGCCGCGAACGGGTGTCCGGCGGCGAGACTTGATCCGAGCGGATTGAGCTTGGTCCGATCAATGGAACCCAGTGCTCCGTCGAGGCCGACCTTGTCACGGCAGAACTTCTCAGACTCCCATGCCGCCAGGTGGCTGAGCACGGTCGAGGCGAATGCCTCGTGGATCTCGAAGACGTCGAAGTCCTCAAACGTCAGTCCGTTGCGAGCCAGCAGGCGCGGGACCGCGTAGGCCGGGGCCATGAGCAGACCCTCGGCTCCGTCGACGAAGTCGACCGCTCCGGCTTCGGCGTCGACGAGGCGGGCCAGAGGGGTGAAGCCGTGCTCGTTGGCCCAGTCCTCACTGCCGAGGAGGACAGAGGATGCTCCGTCTGTCAGCGGTGTCGAGTTGCCGGCAGTCATCGTCGCCGGCGAGCTCAGCTTCTTGCCGAACACGGGTGAGAGCTTAGCCAGAGATTCAGCGGACGAGTCCGCGCGCATGTTGGTGTCGCGGCTGACGCCGAGGTACGGCGTCGATAGATCATCGAAGAAGCCCTCATCCCAGGCGCGGGCGAGGTTGTGGTGGGAGGCCAGAGCCAGTTCGTCCTGAGCCTCACGGGTGATCTGCCACTGGGCAGTGGTGATCGCCTGATGCTCGCCCATGCTCATGCCTGTGCGTGGCTCAGCCGTCGACGGCGCCTGGGGAGCCAGATAGGCCGGTCGGATCTGCGCGGCGATCTTCGCCCGCTGGGTGAGGGTCTTTGCCCGTGAGAGTTCGAGCAGGATCTCACGCATCGAATCATTGACGACGATGGGGGCATCCGACGCGGAGTCGACGCCCGAAGCGATGCCCGACTCGAGTTGGCCGGCGTTGATCTTGTTGTTGAGGCTGACCACGGTCTCAAGACCGGTGGCACAGGCCTGCCCGACGTCAAACGCCGGTGTTGTCGGCGACAGGGCGGAACCGAGGACCGCCTCGCGAGTGAGGTTGAAGTCCTTCGAGTGCTTGAGGACGGCACCACCGGCAACTTCACCGATGCTCTCACCTGCCAGGCCGAAGCGAGCCACGAGTCCGTCGAGGGCGCTCGTGAGCATATCGAGATTGCTCGCTTTGGCGTATTGCTTGTTCGAGCGAGCGAACGGAATGCGGTTACCGCCAAGAATGACGGCACGCTGAGTGGGAGTGGACATTTGCACCTCCGGTATATGGATTTAACTGTTACCGACAGTACCTGATACCGTCTGTCACATGAAATCGCTCACAGACGGTCGCTCCACTCGGTGGCAGCAGCATCGCGACGACAGGCGCCAGGACTTGCTGCGAGCCGTCAGGCATGTCGTCGACGAGTACGGTGACGAACTGTCGATGGAGCAGATCTCGGAGTATTCGGGCACGACGAAGTCGGTGCTCTACCGGTATTTCACGGATCGCGCCGGACTGCAGGCGGCAATGGGCGAATGGGCGATGGATGTCATATCCAAGTCACTCGATGACGCAACAGCTGCCTCGGCGCAGGATGCACTGACCAAGATGATCCATGCTTTCGTCGCGCTCGCCGCAGAATCGCCGAATATCTACCGATTCTGCGATACCGCAGTGAATCGGTTCGCACCGACGGAGACCGGCGGGTTCTTCAACTCGATCGCCGGCCTCCTCGCCGATCGGCTGGTCCTTGAGGGCGCTCAGGGACAGCTGTGGGCAGCGGGTGCAATCGGATTCGTGCGTGCCGCGACCGAGAACTGGCTGGCCAACCCTGGCCGCCCCGATGAATTCGCAACCGCAATCAGTCAATGGCTCTGGGCCTCACTGCCCGCAAAATTAGGAGTACACGAATGAAGCTTTCCCTTGATCCACAGGCGATCAACACTGCTCTCGACGGACGTTGGGCCGAGGCTCGACGCCAGGGGCGGACCCTGGCTCACCAGGAGGTCACACACGAGGATCCCGCCGATGATCTCGAGACGACTCGGGCGAAGACGCTGACAGGAGTGGGTCTCATGGCCGACTCGGGACTGCCGATGAAGAGCCTGCCGAAGGCTCTGGGCGGCCTCAACGAACACGCGACCAACGTCGCAGGCTTCGAAGAGACCGTCACAGCCTCCCCCAGCCTCCAGATCAAGGCTGGAGTCCAGTTCGGGCTCTTCGGCGGAGCAATTCTGCACCTGGGCAACTCCGAACAGCACGAAGCCTGGCTGCTGGCCGCCCAGAAGGGTGAGCTGTTGGGATCGTTCGCGATGACGGAGATCGGTCACGGCTCTGATGTGGCAGCGGTCGGCACCACTGCGACCTATGAGGCCGAGAGCGAAGAATTCGTCATTGACACCCCCTTCCGCGCTGCGACGAAGGAGTATATCGGCAATGCCGCCCGCGACGCCCGTGCAGCAGTGGTCTTCGCCCAACTCATCACCGGTGGCATCAATCATGGTGTGCACGCGTTCTTCGTGCCCATTCGAGACGAGGACGGTGAGGTCCTGCCGGGCATCAACATCGAAGACGACGCCTTCAAGGGAGGCCTCAGGGGCGTCGACAACGGTCGCATCGCCTTCGATCAGATCCGCATTCCTCGGTTCAACCTTCTCGATCGCTACGGAGCCGTGAATGCCGCGGGCGAATACACCTCCCCCATCGACTCACCGGGCCGCCGCTTCTTCACGATGCTCGGGACCCTGGTCCAGGGTCGTGTCTCCCTCGATGGTGCGGCCATCGTGGCCTCGAAGCTGGCCCTCGACATCGCCGTGCGCTACGGGCTCGAGCGCAAGCAGTTCACCTCTGTCGACGACATCAATGAGAGCACTCTGCTGGACTATCAGCAGCACCAACGCCGCCTGATGCCGGCCATCGCCTCCGTCTATGCTTCAGCCTTCGCTCACGAGAAGCTCCTCAGCTCGTTCGACGAGGTGTTCTCCGGCGCCGACGAAAGCGAGGAGAATCGTGCGCTGCTCGAGACTCGGGCCGCGGCGTTCAAGGCCGATACGACGTGGATGGCCCTCGACGTCATCCAGGAGTGCCGGGAGGCATGCGGCGGGGCCGGCTACATGGCCGAGAACCGTCTCGTGGGGCTGCGCGCCGACCTCGACGTCTATGCCACGTTCGAAGGCGATAACACCGTGCTCCTGCAGCTGGCTGCCAAGCGCCTCCTCGGCGACTATGCGAAG
This window harbors:
- a CDS encoding acetyl-CoA C-acetyltransferase; the protein is MSTPTQRAVILGGNRIPFARSNKQYAKASNLDMLTSALDGLVARFGLAGESIGEVAGGAVLKHSKDFNLTREAVLGSALSPTTPAFDVGQACATGLETVVSLNNKINAGQLESGIASGVDSASDAPIVVNDSMREILLELSRAKTLTQRAKIAAQIRPAYLAPQAPSTAEPRTGMSMGEHQAITTAQWQITREAQDELALASHHNLARAWDEGFFDDLSTPYLGVSRDTNMRADSSAESLAKLSPVFGKKLSSPATMTAGNSTPLTDGASSVLLGSEDWANEHGFTPLARLVDAEAGAVDFVDGAEGLLMAPAYAVPRLLARNGLTFEDFDVFEIHEAFASTVLSHLAAWESEKFCRDKVGLDGALGSIDRTKLNPLGSSLAAGHPFAATGGRIIASTAKYLKLTGKKRSLVSICAAGGQGLTAIVEAA
- a CDS encoding TetR/AcrR family transcriptional regulator; this translates as MKSLTDGRSTRWQQHRDDRRQDLLRAVRHVVDEYGDELSMEQISEYSGTTKSVLYRYFTDRAGLQAAMGEWAMDVISKSLDDATAASAQDALTKMIHAFVALAAESPNIYRFCDTAVNRFAPTETGGFFNSIAGLLADRLVLEGAQGQLWAAGAIGFVRAATENWLANPGRPDEFATAISQWLWASLPAKLGVHE
- a CDS encoding acyl-CoA dehydrogenase, translated to MKLSLDPQAINTALDGRWAEARRQGRTLAHQEVTHEDPADDLETTRAKTLTGVGLMADSGLPMKSLPKALGGLNEHATNVAGFEETVTASPSLQIKAGVQFGLFGGAILHLGNSEQHEAWLLAAQKGELLGSFAMTEIGHGSDVAAVGTTATYEAESEEFVIDTPFRAATKEYIGNAARDARAAVVFAQLITGGINHGVHAFFVPIRDEDGEVLPGINIEDDAFKGGLRGVDNGRIAFDQIRIPRFNLLDRYGAVNAAGEYTSPIDSPGRRFFTMLGTLVQGRVSLDGAAIVASKLALDIAVRYGLERKQFTSVDDINESTLLDYQQHQRRLMPAIASVYASAFAHEKLLSSFDEVFSGADESEENRALLETRAAAFKADTTWMALDVIQECREACGGAGYMAENRLVGLRADLDVYATFEGDNTVLLQLAAKRLLGDYAKEFANIDVGGAARYIGTQAAERTLYRSGLANAGLAISDVFTPNLGEKRIRSGRLQRSLLETRLEVMVSGLAQALRPAMKMSAADAADLFNSNQHEFIEMARAYVELEKWKALDEAMREQQDPDQNKVFRRLRDTYGLSLIEKHVGWHLMYGRLPMLRARQLNETLNRLCAKLSANALDLVEAFGYGDDHRRATIATGVEAKRQDEAADYYRHSRAQEDYAVPEKQLRKAEKAARKAAEKDGRKTE